One Hevea brasiliensis isolate MT/VB/25A 57/8 chromosome 6, ASM3005281v1, whole genome shotgun sequence genomic window, GCATTTGTCAGCTCAACAAAGGCTTTACTATTACCATAGCCTCCCCAAGAATGAAGCATCCGCTGCTCACATACTTGCAATTTCTTGCAGTCAACACATTTGCAACTTTTAGAGCATATGATGTTTGCTTGAAAGCACTCACAGTACTTCATGAGGCAACCGGTTCTTTTGCAGTGGCATCCCTTGTTGTGCTTTCCCATTAATGGCACATTCTTTGCTTCATCCTAGATTTGTTGAAGAACATTCTAAATGCAGTTAATAAGTGAAGGGAAGGAAACAAGAGGAAATTTattaaatggacaaaaaaaaaacaattaccATTATAGATGTACTGACAATGAAAGAAATGAGAGAGATTCAATTAAACTGCACCATGTAGCTTTGACACTAAAAATTACATCTTTAAAATGTTTTGTATACTCAATGCTCCAGAGTATAAGCCAAAGTCGGGCCATATTTTCTCAAGTGACAAGTTACTCTGTAATGCAGAAGTTCAACTCAGAACCTAATGTTAATTCTACCATGTTTTCTTCATTCATCAAACACTCACATCTCCtgactccaaaattttcaataTGTAATATCTTGCATTTATGTTATTTTCCTTTGGTCTAATTATTGTCACTGTTTTTTGGCTATAAATTTCCAATTAAATTAGAAACCTAAACAAACAAATAGATGAGGAACTGCCAGACATGCAAACACGACTGTTACAAGAGCATTAGCAACCACAGCAAAACAGCATAGCTTGTGATAAAACCATTAGGATAAACATCACGTTCTAGTTACTACAAGGggttacttttaatcatattgaAGCTTCGGGAATAAACAGTACATAATTGAGTTGTTTAAGTAATTAACTTGGTCAATTTTCAATTGGCTTGAATTAAGGAACAAATCAAGCAACCAACAAAAGAGCTCTCTCAGAGATTAAAAGACGTGAAAGTTCAGCACCAGAACGGATCATAAATGGCTCTAAACATAAAAGATTGGAGAAAGAGAACCTATGTAGCTGACCTAACTAATCAGGACAATGTCTTAACTGACCTTATCAGCTTGAGTACTGGATGGACTACTAGCAGTCTTTAGCCTGAAAGCATTTGGATTACGCCACAGAATACTTTTAGCAGCTGATCTTCGTAGAGCCTAattcttaatattattatgaCAATCAGCATAGCTGCATCCGTCACAGTATGATCCAGACGCAAGCATTCACAGTACCTGCACATTTGTACATAAGAATTTTCTAACTAATGAGGTCCAGAAAATACAATTTGCCCCAATAACTCAGAATTCCATTCCCACTCAGATAGATGTATGCATTGGAAAAaaaacacttttttttttcttttttttggaaGAAACGGCTTCTGGACAGTTACAAAGAACCCTACTAGGCTTCAAATACATTTAGTTCTGCACTAACAGCTTTAAGCACTTTGATTGCTTGCAATGGCATTGTCTACGACCGTTTGGAGTACGCTTGCTTGTTTTGGTGCGTGCCGGTGGCGGCAATCTTGGAGACGTTGCCTTCCTGCTCGAAGCAAATAAAAGGAAATTTCAACTGAGGCGTTTGACTTTTAAATCCAGaggaaaaatgaaaagaagaaacAACCAGAAATTATAATAACTCCAATCAATTAAACTAGAGTGCAATGTTAACTTCAAAAGAGTTAAAAAAAGGAAAGGGAAAAAGCAACTCACATTGCATAAAATGAAGAACGGGGAGGCAAATGTTGATCTGCCGGCGAGTGTGAGTCCTCCGGCAGTGGCGGCTGCGTTGTGTTGACCAAGGGCGACAAGCCAAACTCGGTGAAAACTAGCCGCCTAGCCAGCTTCTTTGGTGTGAAATTCAATGTCTCCTTAACTGCAACTATCGTTCTTTCAACTGATGTAGCGTTTTACGCGGGAAATCCGACGTCACATTAACTGCATCTATCGTTTTAGGCTCAAGTGTTCGTCGGCGGGAAATCTCCATTCTAAATTTCTCCAGCAGTACTTCAAATCACAAGATAGAGATAGGAAAAGGGGAAAAAGTGAAGATTCagttaaattttaaaaagttaagGGAAGGGAGACATCTAAACCCGGTTGGTTTGCCGAGAAAGTGTGAGAAACGAAAAAGAAAATGTAAAAGCTGAAAATCCTTAAGGTTCGCAATCACTAAAAACAAGAGTTCTACAGAGTTGTTAAAAAGTTTGGGTCTCGTGCGAGCAGAAATGCAAAACTAACTTGAAACGTGAAAATTCCAAAACAAAATTTGTTGTAGATTCATTTTCCTTCGTTTTCTTAGAGACCAATCAGAAATTAAAAGCTCTCGATTAcgtaaaaacaatttaaaaaaaatatcagAATACCATAATGCAATAAAAATCAAGTTTGAGATGTTTTTAACACGTTATTGCCTTATGTTAAATTtatagtttttattattttttaaattttatatattaattaaaaatttaaaaatatgtagtattttaatattaattatataatataaaatttaaatattattactcgtattatatttttaatttttaatttataagttgtttaataatttatataaaataattaattttttaaatatgtgacaaaatgttgtctaatatttggtAAAATAAATTAAGTGTTGATAAATTAAAAATGCCAAAgattttagttaaaattaataataggaggcataataaattaataataggaCGGGACGAGAAATAGAGAAGGTTCCCGTTGCCGTTAGTTAACCATTCTACCGTTACGTTTTACAGGCGAGTTAGATCCACCCTGGGTTGTCAATTTCTGCATCGAACTAACAATATGTGAGTCTTCCTCGCGCCCTCCCTCACTCCCTCCCTCGCTACCTTTCTCCCTTGCCCTTTCTCGCAAAATCAGTATCAGATAATCATCAGCAGCTCAAACTAATACAGAGGGAGCCACCCCAGCTATGATTGAAatctcatttcatttccaaactaAAGGTTTCAATTCTCTGTTTCTTACCTTTTCTCCTTCTCTATAGGCCCCTTTGTTAATTAAGTTCTATTTAGCTACCATGCTCAGtgttgctcttttttttttttttttaattaagatttaggttttctttttctttctaattTAAACTTCATCGCCTTTCTGATTTacgatatatttttttttttttggttttcccTCGTGCATCTAGTTACGTTCAGATCTTGATCGAGTTTCGACATGTTTAATTATCGGTTTCGTATTAATGATCCTTATTCTATTTTGATAATAAATTCAGTGTTGCATTTCTTGGTTTGGGTCATTGGGTTTGTTAGGTTAATTATGATATATAATttgattgttatttttttttattttatgatgTCTGGGGGTGTAAATGCAGGGGTAAGTATTGGATCGAGTTCTTGAATTGGTTGCGTTAAGGGATGGCGTGGTTTAGCGGGAAGGTGTCCTTAGGGAACTTCCCGGATCTTGCTGGTGCAGTGAATAAGCTCAGCGAGAGCGTCAAGAATATCGAGAAGAATTTTGATAGCGCCCTTGGGTTGGAGGAGAAGTCCGATTCTAGCAGCGAAGGTATTCATATTTCTTGTCGTTATTCCATTAGTTGTTAACAAAATATTATAAGTTGATGGTGCCTAGTACAAGCTACATTATCATTCATGTGAAATTAGTAGTTCACATTTTAGGGTGACATAGGTGATCTTGTTGGATTCAGTAGAAGGCTGTGATTTACTAGTGGAATGTTGGCCCTAAAGCATTTTGTTGAATTAGCCAAAATAAGTAGTTTTCCATGTCCATATTAGCATTCCATATCAAGGTTCTGGTGCTAGAAATAATACGAATGTGGAAATTCACATCAGTTAGTGAATGACACAATCCACATATTTACATATGGAAATCTTCAAGTTACAATTAGAGATTGATTATATTTATAATCCCTCCTATGTGCCTGTCAGCTTCAGGACTATGGCCTGTTATGTCCTTTATGGGACAAAAAGGTGAGGATAGTAATACCGAATCTTCAGCAAAAACTGGATCTCCTAAAAAATTGTCAACAGTTGAGGAAAGTGGGACACAAAATTCTGCCACTGAAAGACCTACAGttgaaagagaaaatcaagttctcaAAAATGAAAAAGAGGATGAGAATCTGGAGATTGCAGTAAAAGAAGATGATGTGATGTCAGACCCAGTCAAATCTGAGCCTGAATCACAATCTGTACCTGTTGTACATGATGTTAAGATGCTGGATTCAATTGACAATCCACAGGAGAAGGAGATCTTAGAAGTGGGGCCTGCTGAAAATTCAGAGTCAGTGGAGGTCAAGACAGGATCTGTTCGAGTTGATCGGGATGAGGATGATGCTGTCATCCATGATGAGTCATATACAGTTGTTGATAGGCATGAGAGTAAAGATGAACATAAGATGCAAACAGAGGAGGTTGTAGAAGAAGTTTCTCCTGTTCTGGCTGAAATCTCAAATGATGTCCAATCTGAGGCATCAAGTGATACTCAAGCTGGAGTAGCAATTGATCCATCTGGTTCACTGGTCAGTGCTGAAGAGACAAAGATGACTTGTGAAGTTTCTTTTCCTACTGCAGTTCTTTCAGATGAATCTCCTGATATGGTTcctgaaagagtttctgatgaaaatgATGTGAATATTAAGACAGTTGGAGAGGTCAGGCAAGTCATTGATGGTGAGATTGAGACTAAAGAGCAACGCCTGAGCTCAGCATCTAATGTGTCTGATTCCTTAGATTCAGTGGTCGAACTAGAAAAGGTGAAGATGGAGATGAAAATGATGGAAACTGCATTGCAAGGTGCTGCAAGGCAAGCTCAGGTATCTTGCTTTGTTGTGCATCTTGCAGAAACGTTTTATACTCATTGTTGATTTTCTCACATTTAACATTACATACATGAAATTCAACTCCCTTGTAAATTTTTTTCAGGCAAAGGCTGATGAGATTGCAAAGTTGATGAACGAAAATGAGCACCTGAAAGCTGTGATTGACGATTTGAAGGTCACTATGAAATCTTTTTGTTCTTTGTTCCTTTAAATTGCCATAGACTGGGTAAATGTAATTgtatttttgtttaattaattgaatttttttctcTGAATTACACAAATTACATTTTCCTACTACATATTGATGCAATGACTTTATTCCGTTTTCCTTTGGCATAGTTTGTAGTTTTTATCttaaaaaaatcaataatttatTAGTGTTTGTGATTGTTCAGAATTAAAATTTGTGATGgttacattcttttctatgttTACCTATTTCAGTTCCTATGATTTATGCTTCTGATACTATTACATTCTGACGCAGCGAAGCTAGATAAATCACTCACACACACGCGTGAGGAAAAGagaattttctctatttttcactCTTGTGCATAGAGTGTGTTTCTATTTGAACTTCACGCTGCTTCAGGAAGTATCAGAGCGGGGAAATTGCCCCAATTGAGATGACTTACCTTGATGGAGGTGGCGATTATAGTGGTTCTTGCGACTGTGATCGGGGAACTAAAGCCCTTTACCATAGGGACAAAACGTTGCAACAATGGGAGTGATGATCAGAGTGTGACAGATGGTtatcaataaaaatattaaagagaATTTTCTCTATTTTCCACTATTGTGCATAGGGTGTGTTTCTATTTGAGCTTCACGTTGCGTCACATTCTTAgattgaaatttaaaatgctataGTATGCTCTCACATTATCACTTTCTTGTTAGTATAATGGGAAAAGAAGCTCATCAAGTGCTTATGTCTTCTTGTGATTTGTTGCGTTGCCTCATGTATCTTGAAGAAACATGTTCAGTTTCCTTAAATTTTATGTTCACACAACAAATTCATCATCGCTCACTTTCTCTCTTATTGATTGTGTGCATTCTATGATATGTAAATTAACTCTCTTTTCTGCCTCTGGGCTGAATGTTAAAATTTATGGCTAAATGTTGTGGAACAGAGAAAATCTAACGATGCTGAAATTGAGTCTTTAAGAGAGGAATATCATCAAAGAGTTGCAACCCTTGAAAGAAAGGTATGATCGTTTTTTCCAATGATGAAATCTACTATATTTTTAGTAAACAAAAATCTTTCTTGCATTTAGAATGTATGAACATGTTCCTTTTGTTTATTTGCAACTACAAGCAAAAAGGTGGCTGTTGTTGTCTTGGTCCTCTTAGAGAATGAGCAGTTGTTAACTGTTTCATATGTAATTCAAGAACCAAGATATAACCAAAACCAAGATGAGATACATACGAACTATATATATTGCTTAACATATAAATCGTACCTAGTAAAAAATTGTGTACTACAAGTTCTTAGCCGTTCCATGCATAATGTATTTATGAATTACAGTgctaatataaaatgtaatttgaCTATATTGCCAAAAGCCAGGAAAGAAGTTCTAGCTGATTTTTGCTGTACCTTTATCATATTTATCATGCCTGTTAAAAAAAACTAATGGAGAAAAAGGTGCTTTGTATAGAATATTGGCTATATTTGAATTTTGGCAAGTTTTGTAAGTGTTTAATGCATGTTTGTGTCCCAAAATGGTGGAAAACGTTTATGAAACAGACTCCATTTAATTAGAACTTAAAATTTAGATGCTTGAGGTAAGATTTTCTCTATACAATATAGAAAGAATCTCTGTTTGGGTAAAATTAATCTGCTTGCCTATATTTTCATCATTGCTGtgatttaattacaaaaattggaAGTTTGGTTGCAGGTTTATGCTCTTACGAAGGAAAGGGATGCACTCCGGAGAGAGCAGAATAAGAAAAGTGATGCAGCTGCACTTTTGAAGGAAAAAGATGAAATTATCACTCAGGTTATGGCTGAAGGTAGAGCTACGAAAAtccttttctccccctttttttTACCATCTTGGATGCACCGTACTGGTTATTCTCCTTCTTTTGATAGAAAAAATGCTATATTTTCTCCTACCATTTTGTGGTCTATATTGAATCTTTTTTTGGGTATGCATGACAAATTAGTTAGACTTAGGCTTTTGTGGTGTAATTACGTGTATTATCAATAATTATAAATGGATATTTCTTCCACTAATAATAGTTCTTTGTATGGTTTAGCTTGTAAAGAAAATGCATTATTTTTGGTAAATTTGAAATGTTCAATGACTTGCATCTCAGAACTTGAAAATATCTGTTATTCCAGGTGAAGAGCTTTCAAAGAAGCAGGCTGCTCAAGAATCTACAATTAGGAAATTAAGAGCTCAGGTATTTTACTGGCTTAATGATTCTTagaacttttaatttttaataccaCTTCACCTGTGCACCTGCCTCTCTAATCTAGTAAAAGTTTCTCCTGGTTTACACTCTTTTTCTGAAAGCCTAGATTAGAGAGCTTGAAGAGGAGAAGAAAGGCTTGATGACCAAACTTCAGGTAATTTGAATCAAAACTGGAAAATTTGCTAGCTTGCTAGCTTACATTTCTAATTACACTTATTCCCCTCAGCTTAAGTTTGAATTTGTGATGAAATTGTCTATTATATATGTGTTTGTCTGATATATTGTCTATACAAATAACTAATTTGTTTTCAGAAAATTTGCACAGCATGATTCTGGCATTTATTTGTCTATGAGAATTCAGTTTTTAATTGGAATGAGCATCTATGTGACTTGAAAATAAAGACAATTCCTTGCATATTGCGGTGAAGCAGAATTTCTTATAACTTTTAACATCTTATCCTGTTATTTCTTCTACGTTCATGTTACAAATTATCTGCAAGCTGCAGGAAcaacaaccaaaaaaaaaaaaaaaaaactatatggGCGACTTATGAATTTGCTTCAGCTTAAGTAGCTATTTTTAAGGCCATGTTGAATTTTATGAAATTGCTCTGGTCCACTTCCAGGTGGAAGAGAATAAAGTAGAGAGTATCAAGAAGGACAAGACAGCTACAGAGAAGTTGCTGCAAGAGACAATAGAAAAACACCAAGCAGAACTTGCAGGACAGAAAGAGTATTATACAAATGCTTTGACTGCAGCTAAGGAGGCTGAAGCATTGGCAGAGGCACGTGCCAATAATGAAGCCAGAACTGAATTGGAGAGTCGTTTGAGAGAGGCCGGGGAGCGTGAGAATATGCTAGTTCAGGCACTTGAAGAATTAAGACAAACTTTGAGTAGAAAGGAGCAGCAGGTTGTTGCTCATTTTGCTGAGATTGTTGATTACATTGAATCTTATTGGTGTTGCATAATTAATGACTAGTTCACCTTTTCATTACTTTTGGATTTTATAGGCTGTTTTTAGAGAAGACATGCTTCGTAGGGACATTGAAGACCTTCAAAAGCGTTATCAAGTGTGTTGAACTTCCTCCATTGTGCTTTAAGTAAATTTTGCTTTATTTTTCATTAGTTTTTAGTTGTTATAGGTGGTTTTGCTTATTCTTCTTAGGCAAGTGAGCGCCGGTGTGAGGAATTGGTTACTCAAGTACCTGAATCTACAAGGCCTCTTCTAAGGCAGATAGAAGCGATGCAGGTacatttgtaattttttttttttatcaatcttTAGAGTTTGTATAGGGAAATTTTTGCACTTCAAACTCTTATTGATTTGTTTGTGATTTATAACTTCTTTCATCCATTGGGAATAGGAAACAATGGCCAGAAGGGCTGAAGCTTGGTCTGCTGTGGAGAGATCTCTAAATTCTCGACTCCAGGTTCCTGAACatatttcaattttaatatcACACATTCAGAACTTGTAAATATGTTCTATTTATTAATTGTTGTTGCTTCTCCAGGAAGCAGAGGCCAAAGCTGCAGCTGCTGAGGAAAGAGAGCGATCTGTGAATGAACGCTTGTCACAAACCTTATCTCGAATTAATGTTCTGGAAGCTCAGGTTGTTTTTCTTTCCATGGACAACCTATTTTAAGTGATGGAGCTTAATTTATTTAGAACAAGTTTTGATACCAAATTGATTTAAAACAAGAAGAACACAAATGgtagagaaacaaattctcaaatttaTTAAATCTTAATAATAATAGCATCTATAATCTCTTTCTAATAAAATACCGGAAAACACAGCTATTCATAGTTTATCAACTAGTCCTATTATAttagtaactaattaggaatactaaatcAAAACAAATTAGGAATCCTAAATCAACTTAAACTTCCTAAATAAAATACTACTtccaatataataataaaatttctaaataatataaACTTCCTAATTAATAGAATACTAAAGTTCCTAATTTTATACTGAAAAATTACattaaaataatttgtaaatatatTCTTCCAATACTGcatcattaatttaatttatgctgaAATCAGTCATCTGTTTTTCAGATTTCCTGTCTTAGAGCAGAGCAGACGCAGTTAAGTAAGTCCCTTGAAAAAGAGAGACAGAGAGCAGCTGAAAATAGGCAGGAATACCTTGCAGCCAAGGAGGAGGCTGACACTCAAGAAGGTCGTGTGAACCAActagaagaagaaattaaagaACTCAGGCAGAAACACAAGCAAGAGTTACAAGATGCCCTGATTCACAGGGAGCTTCTACAGCAGGTTCTGCATTTATTCTTTTGTAGTATTCATGCAGTGTATAGTTTCCATAACTATGCTTACAAGTATACCTCCCCTTCTCCAATTTTTCTTTGTCAACAACTATGTCATAGCTAGGATTTAGTCTGATGCTTTGGCAGAACATGCTCAACTTGATATGTTTTGAAGAAATAAACCAACAAAGTGGGGAAGATGTTGATTTTTTAACTCCTGGAAGCCAAACTTTGAATTTGATGATAAGAAACTCCATTTTGACATTATAAGAAGGGCTTCTTTGAGATTATCTAGTTCATTTTTGAAACGCATGCTACAATAAACTGGGTGGTTATGCATACATATGAGACTTGTCTGGATATTGGAAATAAAAACTTTATCATTGATGTATAATATTTGATGTAGGATTCCTGAATTAAGCTATTGATTTATTATAGGAAATTGAGAGGGAAAAAGCTGCTCGATTGGATCTGGAAAAGACAGCTCGTATGCATTCTACTGCTGCATCTGATCAAACTCCCACAGCAAAGAGCAATTCTGGTTTTGAGAATGGTTCGTGCTTTGCTTTCCAATGTTGCATCAGTTTATTTATTTGTTGCCTTGTTTATATATGTTTTGTTACTTTTCAGGAAACTTGAGCCGAAAGTTCTCAAGTGCTAGCAGCCTAGGCAGCATGGAGGAGAGCTATTTTCTGCAAGCATCTTTGGACACATCTGACAGTTTCTTTGAGAGAAGAAACCCTGCAGGGGCAACCATGAGCCCATACTACATGAAGAGTATGACACCTAGTGCTTTTGAAGCTGCTCTTCGTCAGAAAGAGGGCGAACTTGTATCATACATGTCTCGTTTGGTATGCTTTATTCTTTTGAACCGTGTTTGACATATGTTTTGTCACCACATATATTCTTGCTGTATGCTATCTTGTCCTTAATGGGCCTGGTGTCTAGAGCTATGAGACATTGGAACAATTCCATAGATTTATGGGGATATAACCTGTCATTCTATTTCGTATTCAGCTTGATCAATTATTTACTCTTTTATGTGCTTCAGACATCTATGGAATCAATCCGTGACTCTCTTGCAGAGGAGTTGGTCAAAATGACAGCACAGGTGAGTTTCTACAAGTTATTTTAAGCACGTCAAATTTATAATACAGGTGATTTTCTATCTTTTATCATGCTTTCTGTATCCTCTGATTTCTCATGTTGAATGCAGTGTGAAAAGTTGCGGGCAGAGTCTGCCTTGTTGCCTGGCATTCGAGCAGAACTAGAAGCATTAAGGCGGAGGCACTCAGCTGCGCTGGAGTTAATGGGTGAACGTGATGAGGAGGTGTGTATGCTAACCCAGTTTGTGATTGCTTGCTTTGATCTCAAATGAAATGTTAGGCCTTAAATTGTTGTAGATTGAGGTGTATACATTATGGTGCTGGTGCTGGTGCTTTTACATCCTGTATTCCAATTACATGTCCGGAATGTGCTGGACCTGCCAATTCATTGGCAGGATCCTTGAGAGTTAAGACTTAAAACTAGTCTCCAGCATTTTGAAGAGTCTTCTGATGCAATTTATGTTTCGCCCCTCAACCTATAAATACAATGGTGGTTCTGAAATTAGGTCCTGATCCTGAATTATACCAAATAGATTAACCATGTTTAGTCCCTGCTGTGCTTATTAAGCTGTAAGGGTGTCTGTCACCTCTGGCAGTATTGCATTTCGCTACTGGAAACTGCTGCACATCTTTGTTTttcatatagccgactccaaatttttgggataaaggcttagttgaattAAGTTGAGTTGTTCTTCTGACCTGCTGGATCAAGCAAGGTTTTGGAACAATGaatgaagggaaaaaaaaaacctAGAATCAATAATATGCCTCTTTTGtgaattaaaagtggagaaataaTGCATAAAattgaatattattttatttcatagATTCAGAAACAATGGatgatacaagaaaatataagtgATAATATGGTTCTTTGGTGAATTGAAAGGGGATAAAAGAAATGATATGAAATTTTATTTCATAGATATGGAGGAGGCATTTTTTATATACTTGACCACTTGTTAAGAAGTTATATAACTATTGGTATAGATTTGATGATAGAGAACAAGCTTGAGGGTTGTTAACCTTTCATTTGCTTATTATGCTATAAACCACAATTTTTATTCTTTTGGCATTGCCAACCACAAGCATTGTCTTAGAGTCatctatttattattatttgtttcatcatattgtacttaattttgtGCATTGAACCTTTTCTTAAATTAAGAAGCATGTCGTGATTTCTTAAGTTAGTTTAGAAAAGGATGGTAGGGAAATCTTTGAATCCAATGAATGGTAGCAGATATTATTCATAGCAAATATTCTAGAGCAAATATAGGCATGCAGTTGCAATATTGCACAAACTGCAGGATTTCTGGCTTTATTGATTCTGAAAtttcttgatatatatatatatttttttgtttcTTTACATTTTATTGTGGTCAACTGAAAAACACAGTATGTACATGGTATAGCTCATTATGTCCTGATTGAGAGAAATTCCCATTTATTCCTAGTTGGAGGAACTTCGTGCTGATATTGTAGACTTGAAAGAAATGTATAGAGAGCAAGTAAACTTGCTTGTGAATAAGGTATTTTGCCCTACTTGCTCATTATTAACCTCCAAATTTTCTCCAAACTTTTGTTCATTCATTGATTTATGTGTACTCATAGCACTACTTATATTTATTGACAGATCCAAATGATGAGTTCATCAGTGGGCAATACCTAATGAGTTGACTCTTGACAGATTTTACCTACTAGTTGGGAAGTTCATGGTATAGTTTATAGTACATTCAGTAGATCCAATTGATCATTCAAGAGTTTTTCCTCCATACTTGTGTGAattgagttgtttgtttaagtgTTTTGACGGGAGATATTCAGAGTGCGTAATGTAATTTTGCTGTATTTGTTGTATAGAAAAAATACAAACAAGAAATTTGTTTTCCGGCATGAAGATGAttcttaattatttgatttacttACAATTATAGACATTCATTATTTTCTTGTTCTTTaggagaaataaataaataagacttATGCCCGTTTATGCATAGCTCTCCCACTTATAATAGCAAGGGAAATTATTACATGGGATGGGGCTAGCGAACCCTTGCTGTTGGTTCACCTACTTACTGCAGGAAAGGTTTAGGGGGTGTTTAGTTTACTTTTTTAGGGGGTGTTTAGTTTATTAATAGAGACCTAAACCAGTGAATTAAGATGTTTTGTAACTTTAAAAAAATTGAGTCGATAATTGATGTGCTACTGATATAATACttatcagctgcagtttgtatcagttCTATTGTTAAAGTTGTTTTTCATTAACAAAtaactgatttgattttattttttattta contains:
- the LOC110644331 gene encoding golgin candidate 5 isoform X2; the encoded protein is MAWFSGKVSLGNFPDLAGAVNKLSESVKNIEKNFDSALGLEEKSDSSSEGLWPVMSFMGQKGEDSNTESSAKTGSPKKLSTVEESGTQNSATERPTVERENQVLKNEKEDENLEIAVKEDDVMSDPVKSEPESQSVPVVHDVKMLDSIDNPQEKEILEVGPAENSESVEVKTGSVRVDRDEDDAVIHDESYTVVDRHESKDEHKMQTEEVVEEVSPVLAEISNDVQSEASSDTQAGVAIDPSGSLVSAEETKMTCEVSFPTAVLSDESPDMVPERVSDENDVNIKTVGEVRQVIDGEIETKEQRLSSASNVSDSLDSVVELEKVKMEMKMMETALQGAARQAQAKADEIAKLMNENEHLKAVIDDLKRKSNDAEIESLREEYHQRVATLERKVYALTKERDALRREQNKKSDAAALLKEKDEIITQVMAEGEELSKKQAAQESTIRKLRAQIRELEEEKKGLMTKLQVEENKVESIKKDKTATEKLLQETIEKHQAELAGQKEYYTNALTAAKEAEALAEARANNEARTELESRLREAGERENMLVQALEELRQTLSRKEQQAVFREDMLRRDIEDLQKRYQASERRCEELVTQVPESTRPLLRQIEAMQETMARRAEAWSAVERSLNSRLQEAEAKAAAAEERERSVNERLSQTLSRINVLEAQISCLRAEQTQLSKSLEKERQRAAENRQEYLAAKEEADTQEGRVNQLEEEIKELRQKHKQELQDALIHRELLQQEIEREKAARLDLEKTARMHSTAASDQTPTAKSNSGFENGNLSRKFSSASSLGSMEESYFLQASLDTSDSFFERRNPAGATMSPYYMKSMTPSAFEAALRQKEGELVSYMSRLTSMESIRDSLAEELVKMTAQCEKLRAESALLPGIRAELEALRRRHSAALELMGERDEELEELRADIVDLKEMYREQVNLLVNKIQMMSSSVGNT
- the LOC110644331 gene encoding golgin candidate 5 isoform X1; its protein translation is MAWFSGKVSLGNFPDLAGAVNKLSESVKNIEKNFDSALGLEEKSDSSSEASGLWPVMSFMGQKGEDSNTESSAKTGSPKKLSTVEESGTQNSATERPTVERENQVLKNEKEDENLEIAVKEDDVMSDPVKSEPESQSVPVVHDVKMLDSIDNPQEKEILEVGPAENSESVEVKTGSVRVDRDEDDAVIHDESYTVVDRHESKDEHKMQTEEVVEEVSPVLAEISNDVQSEASSDTQAGVAIDPSGSLVSAEETKMTCEVSFPTAVLSDESPDMVPERVSDENDVNIKTVGEVRQVIDGEIETKEQRLSSASNVSDSLDSVVELEKVKMEMKMMETALQGAARQAQAKADEIAKLMNENEHLKAVIDDLKRKSNDAEIESLREEYHQRVATLERKVYALTKERDALRREQNKKSDAAALLKEKDEIITQVMAEGEELSKKQAAQESTIRKLRAQIRELEEEKKGLMTKLQVEENKVESIKKDKTATEKLLQETIEKHQAELAGQKEYYTNALTAAKEAEALAEARANNEARTELESRLREAGERENMLVQALEELRQTLSRKEQQAVFREDMLRRDIEDLQKRYQASERRCEELVTQVPESTRPLLRQIEAMQETMARRAEAWSAVERSLNSRLQEAEAKAAAAEERERSVNERLSQTLSRINVLEAQISCLRAEQTQLSKSLEKERQRAAENRQEYLAAKEEADTQEGRVNQLEEEIKELRQKHKQELQDALIHRELLQQEIEREKAARLDLEKTARMHSTAASDQTPTAKSNSGFENGNLSRKFSSASSLGSMEESYFLQASLDTSDSFFERRNPAGATMSPYYMKSMTPSAFEAALRQKEGELVSYMSRLTSMESIRDSLAEELVKMTAQCEKLRAESALLPGIRAELEALRRRHSAALELMGERDEELEELRADIVDLKEMYREQVNLLVNKIQMMSSSVGNT